A stretch of the Lagenorhynchus albirostris chromosome 21, mLagAlb1.1, whole genome shotgun sequence genome encodes the following:
- the SARAF gene encoding store-operated calcium entry-associated regulatory factor isoform X2 — MVSCEGYESSEDQYVLRGSCGLEYHLDYTELGLKKSRESGKNHGFNSFSDYYNKLYSRESCSISGVLTIVVLLAIAFGVYKFFLSNGHDSPPPYSEYPPYSHRYQRFTNSEGPSPAGFKSEFTGPHGATSGFGSAFTGQQGHENSGPGFWTGLGTGGILGYLFGSNRAATPFSDSWYYPSSYSSSWNRRAYSPLRGDPGSYSACSSSEPKTRTASGYGGTRRR; from the exons ATGGTGAGCTGTGAAGGCTATGAATCCTCTGAAGACCAGTATGTACTGAGAGGTTCCTGTGGCTTGGAGTATCACTTAGATTACACGGAACTTGGCCTGAAGAAATCGAGAGAGTCTGGAAAAAACCATGGCTTTAACTCTTTCTCTGATTATTATAATAAGTTGTACTCCCGAGAATCTTGTAGCATCAGTGGAGTGCTTACCATCGTGGTGCTACTTGCTATTGCCTTTGGAGTTTATAAATTCTTCCTTAGTAATGGTCATGATTCTCCTCCACCATATTCTGAGTATCCTCCATATTCCCATCGTTATCAGAGATTCACCAATTCTGAAGGACCCTCTCCTGCAGGCTTTAAGTCTGAGTTCACAG gaccGCATGGTGCAACTTCTGGTTTTGGCAGTGCTTTCACTGGACAACAAGGACATGAAAATTCAGGACCAGGGTTCTGGACTGGCTTGGGAACTGGAGGAATATTAGGATATTTGTTTGGCAGCAATAG AGCAGCAACACCCTTTTCTGACTCGTGGTACTACCCATCCTCATACTCCAGCTCGTGGAATAGGCGTGCTTATTCACCACTTCGTGGAGACCCAGGAAGCTATTCAGCGTGTTCAAGCTCAGAGCCAAAAACCAGAACAGCGTCAG GATATGGTGGTACCAGAAGACgataa